The genome window CGGCGACGGCATCATCATCGTCTGCGGCCGCTTCGAGGGCGTCGACCAGCGGGTGATCGAGGCGCGTGGACTGGAAGAGGTTTCGATCGGCGACTATGTGCTGTCAGGCGGCGAGCCGGCCGCACTGATCCTGCTCGATGCCATCATCCGCATCCTGCCCGGTGTCATGGGCAACGATCTTTCCGGCCTGCACGAAAGCTTCGAAGGCGGGCTGCTGGAACATCCCCATTACACCCGGCCGCAGGCGTGGGAAGGCCGGGAAATCCCCTCCATCCTGACGTCGGGCAACCATGGCGCCATCGACAAATGGCGATACGAAGAGGCGGTGCGGCTGACGCGGGAGCGGCGGCCGGACCTCTTCGAAAGGGCTAAAGCCGAGAAAAGCGGCTGATTCCACCCTCCCCTTCACAAAAATGTCGTGCGAGGGATGACAAGCCCCGGTCTTTCGTGTATTGGCGCACGCGGAAATGGGGTTATCCCCGTCTGCCAGCAAACAAAGAATGGCGAACCCGCTCCCGCCCGTTAAGGGCAAAGTCCTGAGGCCAGTTCCAAAGGATCAGTGTCGAGCGCTCTGGCTGTTTCAGAAGAACCAAAGGTTAAGACGATGAACATCATTCAGCAGCTTGAGGCCGAACAGGCCGCCAAGATCGAAGCCAAGCGCACGCTTCCCGAATTTTCCCCGGGCGACACCGTCCGCGTCAACGTGAAGGTCACGGAAGGCAACCGTACCCGCGTTCAGGCCTATGAAGGCGTCTGCATCGCCCGCTCCGGCGGCGGCCTGCAGGAAAACTTCACGGTCCGCAAGATCTCCTACGGCGAAGGCGTCGAGCGCGTATTCCCGGTTTACTCGCCGATGATCGAAAGCGTCGACGTCGTTCGCCGCGGTAAGGTCCGCCGCGCCAAGCTCTATTACCTCCGCGACCGTCGCGGGAAGTCTGCCCGTATCGTTGAAGACACCGGCGTCCGCGCCCGCAAGCTCAACGACGCCGAGCGCGCCGCCATTGCCGAGGAAAAGGCACGCATCGAAGCCGAGAAGGTCGCAGCCGCTCAGGCGCTCGCCGCCGAGAAGGCAGCAGCCGAAGCTGCGGAAGCCAAGGCCGCTGCTGAAAAGGCCGCCGCAGAAGCAGCAGCCGCTGCAGCGGAGCCGGCAGCAGAATAAGATTTGCGCCACGCAAAATTCTTTGCTTGAAGCAAAATTCTTCGCTTGGAAAGGCGGCCTTCGGGTCGCCTTTTCTATTTTTTGCTTGGTCACGCAGCCGGCGGCCTTGCCTCGGGCCTATCTTCCGTGACAATTTTGCCGTTCAATTTTTGGGAACCATTCAATGTTGTTTCGTCGTACCGTTCTTGCGAGCCTCGCCGCCCTTGCTCTTCTGCCCCTCGCCGCATCGGCCGCCGAGCTGCCGGATCTCGGCGGCAAGAGCGTCGTCGTCGTCACCGAGAATGCCTATCCGCCGCTGCAATTCGTCGACCCGAAATCCGGCAAGGCGATCGGCTGGGAATATGATGCGATGAACGAGATCGCCAAGCGGCTGAATTTCAAGGTCGAATATCAGAACACCAGCTGGGACGCGATGATCCAGGCGGTGTCCGATGGCCAATACAATATCGGCATGACCGGCATCACCATCAAGGAAGACCGCAAGCAGAAGGTGGATTTCTCCGACCCCTATTTGCGCTCGCAGCAGTTCATGCTGGTGCGCGGCGACGAGAAGCGCTTCACCGACGCCAAGTCCTTTGCCGCCCTCAACGACGGCCTGATCGGCGCCCAGCCCGGAACCTCGCCTTTCTACACTGCCGTCTATGAAATCCTCGACGGCAATGAGCAGAACCCGCGCATCAAGCTTTTCGAAACCTTCGGGGCAACCGTGCAGGCTCTGAAAACAGGCGACGTCGATCTCGTCCTTACCGACAGCGTCGCTGCCAAGGGCTATGTCGATTCCTCGAACGGCGCCCTGAAGGTGGTCGGCGAACCGCTCGGCACCGAGGATTTCGGCTTCATCTTCCCGAAGGGCTCCGATCTCGTCGCTCCCGTCAATGCCGCCATTGCCGCGCTGAAGGCGGACGGCACCTTCGATGCGCTGAACAAGAAGTGGTTCCTCGACTACAAGATGGGCGAATAATCCCCGAGCGATCGCAGATGGCACTACCACCGTCCGCGCGACACGGGAAGGACGACCGCCCCTGGTGGCTGGTCGTCCTTATCCTGATCGGCATCGTCCTCGCCGCCGTCATCATCACCAACGACATTTACACGCAGGTCTTCCGGACCGTGGTCAACGGCGCCGGCATTACCGTGTTCGTGACGCTCGTCGCCTTTGTGCTGGCGACAGTGCTTGGCCTCGGTATTGCGCTGCTCGGCCTGGCGGACAGCCTCGTGCTGCGCCAGATCGCTCGTTTCTACATCGAGATCATCCGGGGCATCCCGATGCTGGTGCTGCTCTTCTACGTCGCCTTTGTTGGCGCGCCGGGTTTTGTTGCAGCCTATAACTTCGCAATCACGCCCCTGGTGAAATCAGGTGTTGCCGAGCCGATCCTCGTGCGTGACCTGTCGCTGATGTGGCGCGCCATCTTCGCCTTGATGATCGGCTATTCCTCCTTCATCGCCGAAATCTTCCGTGCCGGCTTCCAGTCGGTCGATATCGGCCAGATCGAGGCGGCCAAGTCGCTCGGCCTGTCGCGCTACCGCCGCTTCCGGCTCGTCGTCTTTCCGCAGGCGATCCGGGTCATCTTCCCGCCGCTCTCCAACGACTTCGTCTCGATGGTGAAGGATTCGTCGCTCGTCTCCGTTCTCGGCGTCGCCGACATCACCCAGATGGGCAAGGTCTATGCCTCCGGCTCCTTCCGCTTCTTCGAAACCTATTCGATCGTCACCTATATCTACCTGCTCCTGACGATCGGTCTGTCGCTTTTCCTGCGGCGGATCGAGAAGAAGATGAAGCAGATGCCGCGGCGCTAAAGCAATTCCAGGAAAAGTGCGCAGCGGTTCTCCCAGGCAAAGCGCGAAGCGCTTTTGCCGGGAATTGCGTAAAAATAAAAACCTAGAGCGGTTCTCCGATTTCCATGAAAAGCTGAACCGCTCTAGCCGCCTCACGATTCGAATTGCCGTTTCGATCAAAAATCGCTATATCCAGCGCCATGGAATCCAAGTTCAGATGCACAGGCGCGCATATTTTCGTGCTGCAGGACCATTATCGCCTGCCGGCGCGGTTTTTTGCGTGCGTGTCCGGTGCGCTCAACAGCCGACTTCGTTGATCGAATGACGGCCGCGGAGCCTGATCCGCATTCTCGATTTTCCAAAGCTTCCAAAAAACGGACTTAACGCCATGAGCGCACCGCGTACCCTCTACGACAAGATCTGGGACGATCATCTGGTCGACGAACAGGCAGACGGCACCTGTCTTCTCTACATCGACCGCCATCTGGTCCATGAAGTCACCTCGCCGCAGGCGTTCGAAGGCCTGCGCATGACCGGCCGCAAGGTTCGCGCGCCGGAAAAGACGCTCGCCGTCGTCGACCATAACGTACCGACCTCGCCTGATCGCCATCTCGGCATCAAGAACGAGGAAAGCCGCATCCAGGTCGAGGCGCTCGCCACCAACGCCGCCGAATTCGGCGTCGAATATTATTCGGCAAGCGACAAACGCCAGGGCATCGTCCATATCGTCGGTCCGGAACAGGGCTTCACCCTGCCCGGCATGACCATCGTCTGCGGTGACAGCCACACCTCGACGCACGGCGCCTTCGGCGCGCTGGCGCATGGCATCGGTACCTCCGAGGTCGAGCATGTGCTGGCGACCCAGACGCTGATCCAGAAGAAGGCGAAGAACATGCTGGTGCGTGTCGACGGCCTGCTTCCGCCGCACGTCACCGCCAAGGACATCATCCTTGCCATCATCGGCGAGATCGGCACCGCTGGCGGCACCGGCCACGTCATCGAATTTGCCGGCGAAGCGATCCGCTCGCTGTCGATGGAAGGCCGCATGACCATCTGCAACATGACGATCGAAGGCGGCGCCCGCGCCGGCCTGATCGCGCCTGATGAAAAGACCTTCGAATACATCAAGGGCAAGCCCCGCGCGCCGAAGGGCGAGGCGCTGGAACAGGCGATCGCCTATTGGAAGACGCTGCAGACCGACGAAGGCGCTCACTACGACCGCGTCGTCGTGCTCGATGCCGCCAGCCTGCCGCCGATCGTCTCCTGGGGCTCTTCGCCCGAGGACGTCATCTCCGTCCAGGGCATCGTGCCGAACCCCGACGATATCCAGGACGAGACCAAGCGCACCTCCAAGTGGCGCGCGCTCGACTATATGGGCCTGAAGCCGGGCACCAAGATGACCGACATTACGCTTGACCGCGTCTTCATCGGCTCCTGCACCAACGGCCGCATCGAGGATCTGCGCGAAGTCGCCAAGGTCGTCGAAGGCAAGACGGTGGCCGCCACCGTCGACGCGATGATCGTTCCGGGCTCCGGCCTCGTCAAGGAACAGGCGGAAGCCGAAGGCCTCGACAAGATCTTCAAGGCCGCCGGCTTCGACTGGCGCGAGCCGGGCTGCTCCATGTGTCTTGCCATGAACGATGACCGCCTGAAGCCGGGCGAGCGCTGCGCTTCGACCTCGAACCGCAATTTCGAAGGCCGCCAGGGCTTCAAGGGCCGCACGCATCTCGTCTCGCCGGCAATGGCGGCAGCTGCCGCGATCGCCGGTCACTTCGTCGATATCCGCGAGTGGAACTGATCTGTCATCCGACAGAAATGAGTGAAAGCCGCCCGATGCGCTCCGGATGCATCGGGCGGTTTCGTATTTCATGGCGCCTCTGCTTCGCTCGCCGATAGTTATGATTGAGCGGATGAGCCCGTTTGTGCGTGGCCCTCTTTCCGATTTCATCCTTTCGGGCAATCGACATCCGGCAACGCCTGTGGCCTCATTGATATAGAGCGCGATACGCGACTGATACCATTCAGGCTCCGGCGAACACCGCGCCATCGGGGTACTGGCCATGAGGCGGAAAATAGTACGGAGCTTACTGCAAGCCAGCCTGATCGTGTTTGCATCGCAGGCATCGATCGACGCCGGCGCCGCCGCGCCGATCCATCCGACGATACCGCCGGTCGTGGCCTCTTCCGGCCTGCTGCACCCGATCGCGCAAAGCAAGATACCCTATCTCAACGGATATCGGGGCTATAGCAGCCCCCGCTCCGGCTATATCAAGAGCTCGAACGGCTATTGGTATCCGACGCGCGCCTTCAACGATTATTATACCGGCTCGATCGGACGGCCGCAGCGCCTGAACGATAGCTGCGACCATGGCTTTACGCCGACCAACGGATCCTCGAACTGCAATTATTGACAGGAAGGCCATCGCCGCCCCGGATGATCTCTCCTCAGGGGCGGCCGCTGATCGGCTGACTTAGAACATCGCACAAAGGCGTGCAGTCGCTCTGATGAGCGCAAAGACGGTCAGAAGGTTGCCGTCAGCGGGTCCGGTCCCATGCGGGCGCCGGCGCTGTCGAGCCTGGCGATCGCCGCCATGTCGTCGGCATCGAGCTTGAAGCCGAACACCTGGAAATTCTCCTCGATGCGCGACGGCGTCACCGACTTCGGAATGACGACGAGGCCGGTGTCGATGTGCCAGCGGATGATGACCTGGGCCGGCGTCTTCCGATGTTTGCCGGCAATCTCGCCGATAACGGCATTGGTGATGAACTTGCCCTGGCCGAGCGGGCTCCAGGATTCGGTGATGATACCGAGCTTCTTGTGCGCTTCCTGCGCCGCCCTCTGCTGGAAGTCGGGATGCAGCTCGATCTGATTGATGACCGGAACAACGCCGGTCTCGCCGATGATGCGATCGAGATGCTCAGGATTGAAATTCGACACGCCAATCGAGCGGGCGCGGCCCTCTTCGCGGATGCGCACGAAGGCCTTCCAGGTCTCGGTATAAAGGCCGCGATGCGGCGACGGCCAGTGAACGAGATAGAGGTCGACATAGTCGGAGCCGAGCTTCTTCAGGCTGCCGTCGAAAGCGCGCAGCGCATTGTCGAAGCCCTGGTCGGTATTCTTGAGCTTGGTGGTGACGAAGATATCCTTGCGGTCGAGGCCGGAGGAGCGGATGCCTTCGCCGACGCCCTCTTCGTTGTCGTAACCGGACGCCGTGTCGATATGGCGGTAGCCAGCGGCGATCGCCGTGCGCACGGTGGGAGCGGCGATCTCCTGCGGCGTCTGCCAGACGCCGAGGCCGACCTGGGGAATGGAATGTCCGTCATGGAAAGTGATGATGGGTTGAGCGGTCACAATATATCTCCGGGAGTTTGAAGAATTGGACGAGGCATGAATTGCGCCCGCGCATGCGCGGACGTCCCGGAACGCTTTTCAGCCGGAGCGCTCGGTCACGGAAAGCATATAGGCAGCCGCATCCGGAAGACAATCAGAGCACCCGGACAATCGTTCCCTTTCGAATGTGCGGCAGCAGGCGGCGCATGTCGCGCAGACTCACCGCCACGCAGCCGGCAGTCGGCTCGTAGCCTGGCCGGATCAGATGGAAGAAGATCGCCGAGCCGCGATAACGGGCTCGCGAGGAAATATTCCAGTCCATCACCAGGCAGATATCGTAGAGCCCGTCGCTGCGCCGCATCTCCTCATGGCTTGCGCCAAATGGCGCTCTGACGAGGCGGTTGTAGCTGGCATTGTCAGGCTGATCACACCAGAGCATGTCGGGGCGGATGCGGCGGATGGGAAGGGACGTGGCGAGCCGGCCGTTCCGCTCACCACGCCGGAAACCGGAGAGCAGCCTCATCGCGGCGATCGGCGTGGCGCCGTCGCCCTCGCGTTTGATCACGGTGCGGCCGGACCGGCCGATCGCCGCAGGCACGGTGATCGCGCCGAGCCGGACGATGGCTCGGCTCTTCTTTCCCGGCGCGGGCCGCACGACGATCGTCGACGGCATCATCCCCGGCTCCCGCCTTGTTTTTTCCATTTTTCTCGCATGTCTTGGATTGTCTGGGACTCCAATTGAAATCATATGAAAACCTGTGCGGCAACAGTCCGCCGCCCGATCCTTGCCAAACCAGGAATTTGGCGTAGGACTAGGGAACTTAACATGAGGACGCAACGGCATGACCGCACGCACCATTCTTCTGGTGGATGACGACGACGACCTTCGTCAGACCCTGACGGAGCAATTGTCGCTGTATGAGGAATTTTCGGTTCTGCAGGAAGCCAATGCCGGCAAGGGTGTTGCGACCGCCCGCTCGACACCCGTCGATCTGCTGATCATGGATGTCGGCCTGCCCGATATGGACGGCCGCGAAGCGGTGAAGCTGCTGCGCAAGGGCGGCTTCAAGGCGCCGATCATCATGCTGACCGGCCACGATACCGATTCGGACACGATCCTCGGCCTCGAAGCCGGCGCCAACGACTATGTCACCAAGCCCTTCCGTTTCGCCGTGCTGCTCGCGCGCATCCGTGTGCAGCTGCGCCAGCATGAGCAGAGCGAAGACGCGACCTTCACCGTCGGCCCCTATCTCTTCAAGCCGAGCCAGAAGCTGCTCACCACCGACAACGGCCAGAAGATCCGGTTGACGGAAAAGGAAGCGGCGATCATCCGCTATCTCTACCGCGCCGAGCAGAAGGTCGTCACCCGCGACGTGCTTCTCGAAGAGGTCTGGGGCTATAACTCAGGCGTGACGACGCATACGCTGGAAACCCACGTCTACCGGCTGCGCCAGAAGATCGAGCGCGATCCCTCCAATGCCGAAATCCTCGTGACGGAAAACGGCGGCTACAAGATCATACCCTAGGGCATTTCCGTTTTCTCCGAACCACGGAAATGCTCTATCTCTTTGTTTTCACGCAATTCCCGGCAAAAACGTTTCACGTAAAACCTCCAGGCACTTTTGCTGGAATGGCTCTAAGGCGAAAAGCCCGCATGGCGCTGACCGACGACATCCACCTGCTCGCGCAGCTTCCTCTGTTCAAGGACATGAGCGAGGATCAGCTGCGCTTGATCGCCTTCGGCGCCGACCGGCGCATGATCGCTGCCGGCCAGATGCTGTTTCGCCAGGGCTCACCCGCCGAGAGTGCCTATGTCATCCTCAGCGGCAGCCTGGAGCTGAGCGCGACGAGCAGCGACGGCATGCAGAGGACAGAGGGGATCGCCGGTCCCGGAACCCTGGTTTCCGAGCTGGCGCTGGTGACGCTCGTAGAGCGCAAGTTCACCGCGGTAGCGCGCGAAGACACCAGCATCATCCGCATCACCCGTGCCCTCTTCCACCGGCTGATCGAAGAATATCCGGACGCAGCCCGGCTGATCGAGAACCGCATCCGCGACAATCTCGCCGAACTTGCGGCAAAGGCCGCAAGCCAGTTCTACCGCTTCAGCTGATCCGCGTTAGAGCGCTGCATCAGAAATCGAAATGTGCCGTCACCGGCACGTGGTCGGAAGGGCGGTCCCAGCCGCGCGCCTCCTTGAGGATTTCGATGCGCTTGAGATGCGGCCCGAGATCCGGTGACGACCAGATGTGGTCGAGACGACGGCCGCGATCGGCAGCCTCCCAGTCCTTGGCGCGGTAGCTCCACCAGGTATAGAGCTTTTCGCTTTCCGGCACATGCTGGCGCATCAGATCGTGCCAGCCGCCGCGCTTCATCACCTCGAGCAGCCCGTCGGTCTCGACGGGCGTATGGCTGACGATCTTCAAGAGCTGCTTGTGCGACCAGACATCATGCTCGAGCGGCGCGATGTTCAGGTCGCCGACAAGGATCGCCGACGTATTCGCCTCGCCATTGGCTTTCAGCTGCTTCATCTCCTCGATGAAATCGAGCTTGTGGCCGAATTTCGGATTGATCGTACGATCCGGCTCATCGCCGCCGGCCGGAACGTAGAAATTATGCAGCCGGATACGACGATTGCCGCGCTCGACGATCGCCGAGATGTGGCGGGCATCGCCGACCCCGCAATAATCCTGCCGGTGATCTTCCGTCAGCGGAAGGCGCGAGGCAATCGCCACGCCGTGATAGCCTTTCTGGCCGTGGATGATGATGTGGTCGTAGCCCATCGCCCGCAGAGGTGCCGCCGGAAACAGCTCGTTCGGCACCTTGGTTTCCTGCAGGCAGAGAATATCCGGCCTGTGCTTAAGTACGAGCTGCTCGACGATCGGCATGCGCAGCCGCACCGAATTGATGTTCCAGGTGGTGATCGAAAAGCTCATGCCCCATACCCTCTCACGCTTTCATGAAAGGGCTTTAAAACAAAGGCGGACGCGAGGGAACCGGTCGCGTGCAAGAGCGGCCGGTGATCAACCGAAAAGCTCAGTCGCGGGACTGAGGCGTGCCCGGAATGGTCTCATAGGGCACGCGGAACACGCGATCGTCGAACTGCACGCCCGTCTTGACGTTGAAGATCATCACCGACGTGTCCTTGCCCTGATTGTCGGTGATCGTCCACTGACGCAGGTCGTAGGTCTTCGGGTCGAACATCATGGTGATGGTCGAGTTGCCGAACACCGTATTGTTGCCGAGCGCGATCGTCGTCAGGTCCGATTCTTCCTTCACGCCCTTCACCATGCCGGCCGACAGGTCGATATGCTGCGCCAGCAGCAGGCTGAGCGGCGTCTTGGAGAGCGGATAAAGATCCCAGGTTTTCAGCTTCGTATTGCCGATGGCGACGTTTTTGCCGTCGGCGATCACCCGCATCGGCGACGGGTCGTCATAGTTGAAGCGCAGCTTGCCGGGACGCTGGATGAAGAACTTGCCGCCGGTCTGCTCGCCGCGCGGGCCGAACTGCACGAATTCGCCCTGCATCGTCGTGACGCCGGAGAAATGATCGGCGATCGCCTGCGCGGTGCCGGAGGCGGGGGCTGCCGCCTGCGCGTAAGCACCGAGGGGAATGGCGCTCGCCATCGCAGCGACGGCAAAGGCGCCGAGCAGATCGCGGCGCGTCATCGCCAGACCGGAGAGGAAGGTATCGGAGTGACTCATCTAAATCTCCTTTATGCGATCTGCATGCTGCCGAAAGGCGGCGTCTTCAAGGCGTTGCGATCGGCCCGCCAGAGGTAACGGCTTCGATGCCGTCAGGTTTCCGCAAAAGCGGCCCTATCGGAAATATATGCCGATTATTTCAGCGGTCGAGGATGTCGCCTTCGGTGGGAACGAGAATTTCGCGTTTGCCGGCGTGGTTGGCCGGCCCGATGATGCCTTCCTTCTCCATCCGCTCGATCAGCGAGGCGGCCCGGTTGTAGCCGATGCCGAGCCGGCGCTGGACGTAGGAGGTCGAGGCCTTGCCGTCACGCAGCACGATGGCGACGGCCTGATCGTAAGGATCTTCCGAATCCGAAAGGTTTGATGTGCCGGCCGGGCCGCCCCCACCGCCGGCGTAATCGCCATCCTCGTCGTCATCGGCGGTGA of Rhizobium sp. BT04 contains these proteins:
- a CDS encoding response regulator transcription factor; translated protein: MTARTILLVDDDDDLRQTLTEQLSLYEEFSVLQEANAGKGVATARSTPVDLLIMDVGLPDMDGREAVKLLRKGGFKAPIIMLTGHDTDSDTILGLEAGANDYVTKPFRFAVLLARIRVQLRQHEQSEDATFTVGPYLFKPSQKLLTTDNGQKIRLTEKEAAIIRYLYRAEQKVVTRDVLLEEVWGYNSGVTTHTLETHVYRLRQKIERDPSNAEILVTENGGYKIIP
- a CDS encoding exodeoxyribonuclease III yields the protein MSFSITTWNINSVRLRMPIVEQLVLKHRPDILCLQETKVPNELFPAAPLRAMGYDHIIIHGQKGYHGVAIASRLPLTEDHRQDYCGVGDARHISAIVERGNRRIRLHNFYVPAGGDEPDRTINPKFGHKLDFIEEMKQLKANGEANTSAILVGDLNIAPLEHDVWSHKQLLKIVSHTPVETDGLLEVMKRGGWHDLMRQHVPESEKLYTWWSYRAKDWEAADRGRRLDHIWSSPDLGPHLKRIEILKEARGWDRPSDHVPVTAHFDF
- the rplS gene encoding 50S ribosomal protein L19, translated to MNIIQQLEAEQAAKIEAKRTLPEFSPGDTVRVNVKVTEGNRTRVQAYEGVCIARSGGGLQENFTVRKISYGEGVERVFPVYSPMIESVDVVRRGKVRRAKLYYLRDRRGKSARIVEDTGVRARKLNDAERAAIAEEKARIEAEKVAAAQALAAEKAAAEAAEAKAAAEKAAAEAAAAAAEPAAE
- a CDS encoding amino acid ABC transporter permease; amino-acid sequence: MALPPSARHGKDDRPWWLVVLILIGIVLAAVIITNDIYTQVFRTVVNGAGITVFVTLVAFVLATVLGLGIALLGLADSLVLRQIARFYIEIIRGIPMLVLLFYVAFVGAPGFVAAYNFAITPLVKSGVAEPILVRDLSLMWRAIFALMIGYSSFIAEIFRAGFQSVDIGQIEAAKSLGLSRYRRFRLVVFPQAIRVIFPPLSNDFVSMVKDSSLVSVLGVADITQMGKVYASGSFRFFETYSIVTYIYLLLTIGLSLFLRRIEKKMKQMPRR
- the trmD gene encoding tRNA (guanosine(37)-N1)-methyltransferase TrmD, translated to MAFRASVLTLYPEMFPGHLGFSLAGKAMERGQWSLDAVQIRDFATDKHRTVDDTPAGGGAGMVLKPDVLARAIDSTSENDARPRLLMSPRGRPLTQERVRELASGDGIIIVCGRFEGVDQRVIEARGLEEVSIGDYVLSGGEPAALILLDAIIRILPGVMGNDLSGLHESFEGGLLEHPHYTRPQAWEGREIPSILTSGNHGAIDKWRYEEAVRLTRERRPDLFERAKAEKSG
- a CDS encoding outer membrane lipoprotein carrier protein LolA — its product is MSHSDTFLSGLAMTRRDLLGAFAVAAMASAIPLGAYAQAAAPASGTAQAIADHFSGVTTMQGEFVQFGPRGEQTGGKFFIQRPGKLRFNYDDPSPMRVIADGKNVAIGNTKLKTWDLYPLSKTPLSLLLAQHIDLSAGMVKGVKEESDLTTIALGNNTVFGNSTITMMFDPKTYDLRQWTITDNQGKDTSVMIFNVKTGVQFDDRVFRVPYETIPGTPQSRD
- a CDS encoding cell surface protein, which encodes MRRKIVRSLLQASLIVFASQASIDAGAAAPIHPTIPPVVASSGLLHPIAQSKIPYLNGYRGYSSPRSGYIKSSNGYWYPTRAFNDYYTGSIGRPQRLNDSCDHGFTPTNGSSNCNY
- a CDS encoding cyclic nucleotide-binding domain-containing protein, with amino-acid sequence MALTDDIHLLAQLPLFKDMSEDQLRLIAFGADRRMIAAGQMLFRQGSPAESAYVILSGSLELSATSSDGMQRTEGIAGPGTLVSELALVTLVERKFTAVAREDTSIIRITRALFHRLIEEYPDAARLIENRIRDNLAELAAKAASQFYRFS
- a CDS encoding aldo/keto reductase, with amino-acid sequence MTAQPIITFHDGHSIPQVGLGVWQTPQEIAAPTVRTAIAAGYRHIDTASGYDNEEGVGEGIRSSGLDRKDIFVTTKLKNTDQGFDNALRAFDGSLKKLGSDYVDLYLVHWPSPHRGLYTETWKAFVRIREEGRARSIGVSNFNPEHLDRIIGETGVVPVINQIELHPDFQQRAAQEAHKKLGIITESWSPLGQGKFITNAVIGEIAGKHRKTPAQVIIRWHIDTGLVVIPKSVTPSRIEENFQVFGFKLDADDMAAIARLDSAGARMGPDPLTATF
- the leuC gene encoding 3-isopropylmalate dehydratase large subunit codes for the protein MSAPRTLYDKIWDDHLVDEQADGTCLLYIDRHLVHEVTSPQAFEGLRMTGRKVRAPEKTLAVVDHNVPTSPDRHLGIKNEESRIQVEALATNAAEFGVEYYSASDKRQGIVHIVGPEQGFTLPGMTIVCGDSHTSTHGAFGALAHGIGTSEVEHVLATQTLIQKKAKNMLVRVDGLLPPHVTAKDIILAIIGEIGTAGGTGHVIEFAGEAIRSLSMEGRMTICNMTIEGGARAGLIAPDEKTFEYIKGKPRAPKGEALEQAIAYWKTLQTDEGAHYDRVVVLDAASLPPIVSWGSSPEDVISVQGIVPNPDDIQDETKRTSKWRALDYMGLKPGTKMTDITLDRVFIGSCTNGRIEDLREVAKVVEGKTVAATVDAMIVPGSGLVKEQAEAEGLDKIFKAAGFDWREPGCSMCLAMNDDRLKPGERCASTSNRNFEGRQGFKGRTHLVSPAMAAAAAIAGHFVDIREWN
- a CDS encoding basic amino acid ABC transporter substrate-binding protein, with the translated sequence MLFRRTVLASLAALALLPLAASAAELPDLGGKSVVVVTENAYPPLQFVDPKSGKAIGWEYDAMNEIAKRLNFKVEYQNTSWDAMIQAVSDGQYNIGMTGITIKEDRKQKVDFSDPYLRSQQFMLVRGDEKRFTDAKSFAALNDGLIGAQPGTSPFYTAVYEILDGNEQNPRIKLFETFGATVQALKTGDVDLVLTDSVAAKGYVDSSNGALKVVGEPLGTEDFGFIFPKGSDLVAPVNAAIAALKADGTFDALNKKWFLDYKMGE
- a CDS encoding L,D-transpeptidase, with translation MMPSTIVVRPAPGKKSRAIVRLGAITVPAAIGRSGRTVIKREGDGATPIAAMRLLSGFRRGERNGRLATSLPIRRIRPDMLWCDQPDNASYNRLVRAPFGASHEEMRRSDGLYDICLVMDWNISSRARYRGSAIFFHLIRPGYEPTAGCVAVSLRDMRRLLPHIRKGTIVRVL